Proteins co-encoded in one Acidobacteriota bacterium genomic window:
- the gltA gene encoding NADPH-dependent glutamate synthase has translation MAKKRTVRSIPQERTPVRELDPVVRATNFEEVNCGYTEPEAILESTRCLFCPEPKCIDGCPVNINIPAFIQKIGEKDFRGAYDVITGTNLLPAVCGRVCPQENQCEGVCVVGESLIPVAIGRLERFVGDLAIQNNWVNLPYIEPTVFRIGIVGSGPAGMACAADMAKAGCKVTVFEAFHEPGGVLRYGIPDFRLPNTVVDAEIEKLKQLGVKFECNTLVGRLFTIEQMIKELGFHGVFIGTGAGYPTMLGIPGDSLNGVLSANELLTRCNLMKAREFPNVDTPLPLGKHVVVVGAGNTAMDALRVSKRLGAENVTCVYRRSKAEAPARAEEVHHAEQEGIEFHWLSNPVEILDDGEGSVYAMRCIRMELGEPDDSGRRRPVAVPGSEFEIETDQVVFAIGTNANPIIGQTSKLKLNKWGYIQTDENLMTSMAGVFAGGDIVTGAATVIEAMGAGRKAARGMKEYLGIRDVGRSDRKETLFGIDVREHNFTRVRAA, from the coding sequence ATGGCGAAGAAGCGGACAGTTAGAAGTATTCCACAGGAGCGGACGCCGGTCCGCGAACTCGACCCGGTCGTGCGGGCGACGAATTTCGAAGAGGTGAATTGCGGCTACACCGAACCCGAGGCCATCCTTGAATCAACACGCTGCCTGTTTTGCCCAGAACCGAAATGCATCGACGGCTGCCCAGTGAACATAAACATTCCGGCTTTTATTCAGAAGATCGGCGAGAAGGATTTTCGCGGTGCGTACGACGTTATCACCGGAACGAACCTGCTACCGGCAGTCTGCGGACGTGTTTGTCCCCAGGAAAACCAATGCGAAGGCGTGTGCGTCGTCGGTGAGAGCCTCATTCCGGTCGCTATCGGCCGTCTTGAGAGATTCGTTGGCGATCTCGCGATCCAAAATAACTGGGTGAATCTGCCTTATATAGAACCAACTGTGTTCAGGATCGGTATCGTCGGCTCCGGCCCTGCCGGAATGGCATGCGCCGCTGACATGGCGAAAGCCGGCTGCAAAGTAACGGTATTTGAGGCGTTCCACGAACCGGGCGGCGTACTTCGGTATGGAATTCCGGACTTCCGGCTGCCGAATACAGTTGTCGATGCCGAGATCGAAAAGTTAAAACAGCTTGGCGTGAAATTTGAATGTAATACGCTTGTCGGCCGGCTCTTCACGATCGAGCAGATGATCAAGGAGCTAGGGTTCCACGGCGTATTCATAGGAACCGGTGCCGGATATCCGACGATGCTCGGTATTCCCGGCGACTCGCTCAATGGTGTGCTTTCGGCAAACGAACTTCTGACACGCTGCAATCTGATGAAGGCGCGTGAATTTCCGAATGTCGACACGCCGCTGCCGCTTGGCAAGCATGTTGTCGTCGTTGGAGCGGGAAACACAGCGATGGACGCACTTCGTGTCAGCAAACGCCTCGGTGCCGAGAATGTCACATGCGTTTATCGCCGTTCGAAGGCAGAGGCGCCGGCTCGCGCCGAGGAAGTCCACCACGCGGAGCAGGAGGGGATCGAGTTTCACTGGCTCAGCAACCCGGTCGAGATCCTGGATGACGGCGAAGGCTCGGTTTACGCGATGCGATGCATCCGGATGGAGCTTGGCGAACCGGACGACTCGGGACGCAGACGGCCGGTTGCCGTTCCCGGAAGCGAATTTGAGATCGAGACCGATCAGGTAGTATTCGCGATCGGCACGAACGCCAATCCGATTATCGGCCAGACTTCAAAACTTAAGCTCAATAAATGGGGCTACATCCAGACGGACGAAAACTTAATGACGTCGATGGCGGGCGTTTTTGCCGGCGGAGATATTGTTACAGGTGCGGCGACGGTGATCGAAGCAATGGGTGCTGGCCGAAAGGCAGCCCGGGGCATGAAAGAGTATCTCGGAATTAGGGACGTCGGGCGTTCAGATCGGAAGGAAACGCTGTTCGGCATTGACGTTCGCGAACATAATTTTACACGAGTAAGGGCGGCATGA
- a CDS encoding T9SS C-terminal target domain-containing protein yields MACAQVLSKNQITTANSVGNGYSISLEPFVIGGFTGLQSFAAGQLDGKWLLIGGRTDGLHRMQPFASFAESGNNTNIVVIDPEAKQIWSSKVSDLPPALNEQLQSTNMQFIQRGKTLYLIGGYGYSRTTGNHVTHNKLTAVKVDCLILAVQKGTSIAPCFRQISDPAFAVTGGQIGRIGETYYLVGGQKFDGRYNPMGPDHGPGFSQQYSNQIRKFRIKDDGVSLAGEILPGVTDQVNLHRRDFNMLPQIFPNNIPGFTVFSGVFQVGANLPYTNTVDVFGDKHTVNGSFTQYLNHYHCAKVALYDAEDQKMENIFFGGISQYEENAGTLISNKDVPFTRVIAKVSREKDGKMIETKIADLPEYLGAGAEFLVNSNLPTYENEIVKVNEVKADRILLGHIIGGIHSTQKTVFFSNSGRESRANNAIYKVWLTRLTK; encoded by the coding sequence ATGGCCTGCGCCCAGGTTTTAAGTAAGAATCAGATAACGACTGCGAATTCAGTCGGTAACGGTTATTCAATATCTCTAGAGCCTTTTGTTATTGGCGGTTTTACGGGACTGCAATCATTTGCCGCGGGACAACTAGATGGTAAGTGGTTGCTGATCGGCGGACGAACCGACGGGCTTCACCGAATGCAGCCGTTCGCGTCATTTGCGGAAAGCGGGAACAATACAAATATCGTGGTAATCGATCCCGAAGCCAAGCAGATTTGGAGCTCAAAGGTCAGTGATCTGCCGCCCGCTCTGAATGAGCAACTGCAATCTACGAACATGCAGTTTATTCAGCGTGGCAAAACACTCTACCTGATCGGCGGTTATGGTTACAGCCGGACGACAGGTAACCACGTCACTCACAACAAATTAACAGCCGTGAAAGTTGATTGTTTGATCCTGGCTGTCCAAAAGGGAACGTCAATTGCCCCGTGTTTTCGACAGATCTCAGATCCTGCTTTCGCCGTTACCGGCGGACAGATCGGGAGAATTGGCGAAACATACTACTTGGTCGGCGGTCAAAAATTCGACGGGCGATACAATCCGATGGGGCCAGACCACGGACCCGGCTTTTCTCAGCAATACAGCAATCAAATAAGAAAATTTCGGATAAAGGACGATGGCGTTTCTTTGGCCGGCGAAATTCTCCCTGGCGTGACGGATCAGGTAAATCTGCACAGGCGAGACTTCAATATGCTCCCTCAGATCTTTCCGAACAATATTCCCGGCTTTACAGTATTTTCTGGCGTTTTCCAGGTCGGTGCCAATTTGCCCTATACAAATACGGTGGATGTTTTCGGTGACAAACATACGGTAAACGGTTCGTTCACCCAGTATCTCAATCACTATCATTGCGCAAAGGTTGCCTTGTACGATGCGGAAGATCAGAAGATGGAGAATATTTTCTTCGGTGGGATCAGCCAATATGAAGAAAATGCAGGAACTCTAATTAGCAACAAAGACGTTCCTTTTACTCGAGTGATAGCTAAGGTCAGTCGCGAAAAGGATGGGAAAATGATCGAAACAAAGATCGCGGATCTACCTGAATACTTGGGAGCTGGAGCGGAGTTTTTGGTCAATTCAAACTTGCCGACGTATGAAAATGAGATCGTGAAGGTCAACGAGGTCAAGGCTGACCGCATTTTGCTCGGACATATTATCGGTGGGATCCACAGCACGCAAAAGACCGTTTTTTTCAGTAATAGCGGACGAGAGAGCAGAGCAAACAACGCTATTTACAAGGTGTGGCTGACCAGACTAACCAAATAG
- a CDS encoding permease, whose translation MFDWLQHIADWLIYSVFGIEKGSHLGDALNFFVYDTVKILILLFVITFIMGIVNAYFPVERIRSFLSRNKLYGLEYLFASIFGAATPFCSCSSVPLFIGFVKGGIPLGVTFAFLVTSPLVNEVAVAVLLGSFGLRTTIIYVATGVLLGVVSGLILSVLKLEYLLTDWVRDIWEKAEAEREAFLGERKTFLRRIPDIAKEAFGIVKSVFPFVLIGIGIGAAMHGYIPEGFFENYIGKDTWYAVPLAVILGVPMYANASGIVPIIQVFVSKGIPIGTSLAFMMAVVGLSIPEALLLKKVMTVKLIAIFFSVVTICIVFSGYLFNWVL comes from the coding sequence ATGTTTGATTGGCTGCAACATATCGCCGATTGGCTGATCTACAGCGTTTTCGGTATCGAAAAAGGATCCCACCTTGGCGATGCCCTGAATTTTTTCGTCTACGATACCGTCAAGATCCTGATCTTGCTCTTTGTTATCACGTTCATAATGGGCATCGTTAATGCCTATTTTCCGGTCGAGAGAATTCGTTCTTTTCTCTCTCGAAATAAACTTTACGGGCTCGAATATCTTTTTGCATCGATCTTTGGGGCGGCAACTCCGTTTTGTTCCTGCTCTTCGGTTCCTCTCTTCATTGGATTTGTGAAGGGCGGAATTCCGCTCGGCGTGACGTTTGCTTTCTTGGTTACCTCGCCGCTTGTAAACGAAGTTGCGGTCGCGGTTTTACTCGGTTCTTTCGGATTGAGGACTACTATAATTTATGTGGCAACGGGCGTTTTGCTCGGTGTCGTTAGCGGCTTGATTCTATCCGTTTTGAAACTTGAATACCTTTTGACGGATTGGGTGAGGGATATCTGGGAAAAGGCCGAAGCTGAACGCGAAGCATTTCTCGGCGAACGAAAGACCTTTTTACGGCGAATTCCCGACATTGCCAAAGAAGCCTTCGGGATCGTGAAAAGCGTTTTTCCCTTTGTTTTGATCGGTATCGGAATAGGTGCGGCGATGCACGGTTACATTCCGGAGGGTTTTTTTGAAAACTACATCGGGAAAGACACATGGTACGCGGTGCCACTTGCCGTCATTCTGGGAGTTCCAATGTATGCAAATGCGAGCGGGATCGTGCCTATTATTCAGGTTTTCGTCAGCAAGGGAATTCCCATCGGAACTTCGCTTGCATTTATGATGGCGGTCGTCGGGCTTTCGATCCCTGAAGCGCTACTGCTCAAAAAAGTGATGACAGTAAAACTGATCGCCATATTTTTCAGCGTTGTTACCATTTGCATCGTCTTTTCGGGTTACCTTTTCAACTGGGTATTATGA
- a CDS encoding efflux RND transporter periplasmic adaptor subunit — protein sequence MKTKIALITATVTFAILTASCSKEKVPDAEMPAAAEVKNVTIVKVSRSSIEDFYEATGTVKAKTTTQVSANMMGRIISFPAAEGDTVSRGQVLVEIDNSESKAQLARAQAALKEAQASLVEVARSVDSANAGVRTAEANKQLAEKTFARYKELYERRSASAQEFDEAQSRLSASTSELERARANVQTILSKNKQINARIDQAKAEIANTQVYAGYSKIVSPVSGIVVKKFAEAGATAAPGTPLLSIEDNSQYRLEAAVEESRSRSIRVGGRVSVRIDALGEGEFISTIAEIMPTSDAASRSYTVKIDLPSNPALRTGLYGLARFPIAQKEAITLPQTAIVQRGQLTGVYVVGGDGKVQFRIVTTGKTSEGMTEILSGVNEGDEIANSEIEKLSDGTKVR from the coding sequence ATGAAAACGAAAATTGCATTGATAACGGCGACTGTGACGTTCGCCATCCTTACCGCCTCGTGCAGCAAGGAAAAGGTCCCTGACGCAGAAATGCCGGCGGCGGCCGAAGTGAAGAACGTAACGATCGTAAAGGTATCGCGTTCGTCTATCGAGGATTTTTACGAAGCTACAGGCACCGTCAAGGCTAAAACAACGACTCAGGTTTCGGCTAACATGATGGGCCGTATCATTTCGTTCCCGGCGGCTGAGGGAGACACTGTTTCCCGCGGCCAGGTACTGGTTGAGATCGATAACAGTGAGAGTAAAGCTCAACTTGCAAGAGCTCAGGCCGCACTGAAAGAGGCTCAGGCATCACTCGTTGAGGTAGCACGTTCGGTTGACAGTGCCAATGCCGGTGTACGGACAGCCGAGGCAAATAAGCAACTCGCGGAGAAGACATTCGCCAGATATAAGGAACTGTACGAACGTCGTTCCGCAAGCGCACAGGAATTTGATGAGGCTCAATCGCGGTTGAGCGCGTCAACCTCAGAACTCGAACGCGCTCGTGCGAATGTGCAGACGATACTCTCAAAGAACAAGCAGATAAACGCCCGGATCGATCAGGCGAAAGCTGAGATCGCGAATACACAGGTTTATGCAGGCTATTCGAAGATCGTTTCGCCGGTTTCGGGAATTGTGGTTAAGAAGTTCGCCGAGGCCGGGGCGACCGCAGCTCCCGGAACGCCACTTCTATCGATAGAGGACAATTCGCAGTACCGGCTTGAAGCCGCCGTCGAGGAATCGCGTTCGCGATCGATCCGTGTTGGCGGGCGCGTATCTGTGCGGATCGATGCTCTCGGCGAAGGCGAATTTATATCCACGATCGCCGAGATCATGCCAACTTCCGATGCAGCGAGCCGCAGCTATACAGTCAAGATCGATCTGCCGTCAAATCCGGCGTTAAGGACCGGGCTTTACGGCCTCGCAAGGTTCCCGATCGCACAAAAGGAAGCAATTACATTACCTCAAACGGCGATCGTGCAGCGCGGCCAATTGACTGGTGTCTATGTGGTCGGAGGCGATGGGAAGGTTCAGTTCAGGATCGTTACCACAGGTAAAACATCTGAGGGAATGACTGAGATATTGTCGGGCGTCAATGAAGGCGACGAGATCGCAAACTCTGAAATCGAGAAACTGAGCGACGGCACAAAGGTCAGGTAA
- a CDS encoding sulfide/dihydroorotate dehydrogenase-like FAD/NAD-binding protein, producing MRTKRNKRKTVNDTLIDPFEIVRREDYSDVTYMLEVRHPMMARAAQPGQFVIVMSHADGERIPLTIADFDREKGTITLVIQAVGKTTLEMQQTCQVGTSLYGMAGPMGIPSHLSDAKKVVCVGGGLGVAPVYPQARAWKEHGAYVIGVLGFRNQDLVFWENKFRAICDELIICTDDGSAGIKGFVTDGIKLALEKHPDIEEFVAIGPPVMMKASAEATRPSGVKTMVSLNPIMVDGTGMCGGCRVKVGEVVKFACVDGPDFDGHQVDFDDLMVRLRRYKEEEKAATERWSETCRMRNVGGEVIAFPE from the coding sequence ATGAGAACGAAACGGAACAAGAGGAAAACCGTGAACGATACATTGATCGACCCATTCGAGATAGTGAGACGTGAGGATTATTCCGACGTAACCTACATGCTCGAAGTCCGCCACCCGATGATGGCCCGTGCCGCCCAGCCAGGCCAATTTGTCATCGTTATGTCACACGCTGATGGCGAGCGTATCCCACTTACTATTGCAGATTTCGATCGTGAGAAAGGGACGATCACGCTCGTCATTCAGGCGGTCGGTAAGACGACGCTCGAGATGCAGCAGACTTGTCAGGTTGGCACATCCCTGTACGGAATGGCGGGCCCGATGGGAATCCCAAGCCATCTCAGCGACGCCAAAAAGGTCGTGTGCGTCGGCGGCGGCCTTGGTGTTGCCCCCGTCTATCCGCAGGCACGTGCCTGGAAAGAACACGGAGCTTACGTCATTGGCGTGCTCGGCTTTAGGAATCAGGACCTCGTCTTTTGGGAAAACAAGTTCCGTGCGATATGCGACGAACTTATCATCTGCACCGACGACGGTTCTGCGGGTATCAAGGGATTTGTTACCGACGGTATCAAACTCGCTCTGGAAAAACACCCCGACATCGAGGAATTCGTCGCGATCGGCCCGCCGGTAATGATGAAGGCAAGTGCCGAAGCCACACGGCCGTCAGGCGTTAAGACGATGGTCAGCCTCAACCCGATCATGGTCGACGGAACCGGTATGTGCGGTGGATGTCGCGTGAAGGTCGGCGAAGTGGTCAAATTCGCGTGCGTCGACGGGCCCGATTTCGACGGCCACCAGGTCGATTTCGACGACCTTATGGTGCGGCTGCGGCGTTACAAAGAGGAAGAAAAGGCGGCGACCGAGCGTTGGTCGGAAACGTGCAGAATGCGGAATGTTGGCGGCGAAGTGATCGCCTTTCCCGAATGA
- a CDS encoding TolC family protein: MTIGKMIDLIAGVFVFASVVLGFWVSPYFFYFTGFVGLNLAQSAITGWCPMMTILRMAGVKEASSNTFLLRAIMFTHPSNTNFRVLPSFLFLLALLLISGSEISAQSIFPPKLALTDAVEKALATNPQTRISESRLKIADLKIKETKTGKQPFVQFSQSVIRSNNPVFVFGSLLEQGRFGTSNFAIDSLNNPKGLTNLRSLVSGSMPLFDQYQTKARVELAATAKSQAELQAEAVRQQLRFDVVRNFYGAVLGKEMLRVSEEAVRSAEANRKKTKDMVDVGMTTDADFLAAEVELANAGQQKLEAESQLTVTTAALNLLLGDKPEFQREIIGDLQEKYFPVDDQDESIRVALTNRPDYLSSELSIKNSKRQTKAVKDLKLPKVDAFGNFGYSSPYIANGSTDYTVGVSLTYTLFDAGRKARNEQAAEAETLAESERSVLANQISLGVVRAFQDHKTAKAKIQVSIKSITQAEESLRIVQDRYKFGLTTFNEVIRSESALVRAKHNLLTARYEYYVSYASLLLATGRLTDTRLFE, encoded by the coding sequence ATGACGATAGGAAAAATGATAGATCTGATAGCAGGTGTATTTGTATTTGCGAGTGTTGTACTCGGCTTTTGGGTCAGTCCGTACTTCTTCTATTTTACGGGCTTTGTCGGTCTTAATTTGGCGCAGTCGGCAATTACGGGCTGGTGCCCGATGATGACGATACTGAGAATGGCGGGTGTTAAAGAAGCTTCATCAAACACTTTTTTGTTGCGAGCTATTATGTTCACCCATCCATCAAATACCAACTTTCGTGTCCTGCCATCTTTTTTGTTCCTGTTGGCCTTGCTGCTCATTTCAGGATCAGAGATCTCGGCTCAGAGCATTTTCCCGCCAAAACTGGCTCTCACGGATGCTGTTGAAAAGGCTCTGGCTACAAACCCACAAACAAGGATCTCGGAGTCCCGGTTGAAGATAGCGGATCTGAAAATAAAAGAAACGAAAACCGGAAAGCAGCCATTCGTGCAGTTTAGCCAGTCGGTCATTCGGAGCAACAATCCAGTATTCGTTTTTGGCTCTCTGCTCGAACAGGGGCGGTTTGGTACGTCAAATTTTGCGATCGACTCGCTTAATAATCCCAAGGGACTCACAAATCTTCGTTCGCTGGTCAGCGGCTCAATGCCATTATTCGACCAATATCAGACTAAGGCTCGGGTTGAGCTTGCGGCCACGGCAAAGAGTCAGGCCGAACTGCAGGCTGAGGCAGTCCGGCAGCAGTTGCGCTTTGATGTGGTCCGTAACTTTTACGGTGCGGTCCTCGGCAAGGAAATGCTAAGGGTTAGTGAAGAGGCTGTCAGGTCAGCTGAGGCTAACCGCAAGAAGACGAAAGATATGGTTGATGTCGGTATGACGACGGACGCTGATTTTTTGGCGGCCGAGGTCGAACTCGCAAACGCCGGGCAGCAGAAGCTGGAGGCAGAGAGCCAACTCACCGTAACCACTGCAGCATTAAACTTGCTGCTGGGAGACAAGCCGGAATTCCAGCGCGAGATCATTGGGGATCTTCAGGAAAAGTACTTCCCCGTAGACGATCAGGATGAGTCGATCCGTGTTGCCCTCACCAACCGGCCTGATTATTTAAGCTCAGAACTCAGTATTAAAAACTCAAAGCGACAGACCAAGGCGGTTAAGGACCTCAAGCTTCCGAAGGTTGATGCTTTCGGTAATTTTGGCTACAGCTCACCCTATATTGCGAATGGCAGTACGGATTATACGGTTGGGGTAAGCCTGACGTACACACTTTTTGACGCAGGCCGCAAGGCTAGGAACGAGCAGGCGGCCGAGGCTGAAACGCTTGCAGAAAGCGAAAGAAGTGTATTGGCAAATCAGATCAGCCTCGGCGTAGTAAGAGCGTTTCAGGACCATAAGACGGCAAAGGCAAAGATCCAGGTTTCGATCAAGAGCATAACTCAGGCAGAAGAAAGCCTGAGGATCGTCCAGGACCGCTACAAGTTTGGATTGACAACTTTTAACGAGGTGATCAGATCCGAGTCGGCCTTGGTCCGGGCGAAACACAACCTTTTGACAGCGCGGTATGAATATTATGTCTCGTATGCGTCCTTGCTGCTGGCGACGGGACGGCTGACAGACACACGGCTTTTTGAATAG
- a CDS encoding efflux RND transporter permease subunit yields the protein MKDLGIAGKLAKAFIQSKLTPLIIAASVLLGIGAVVMLPREEEPQIIVPMVDVMVQMPGASSDEVEQRVTKPIEKLLWEIPGVEYIYSTSSPGASIVIVRFKVGQNEEDALVHLNQKLFSNVDQTPFGASSPLVKQRSIDDVPILALTLSSADHDHFLLRRVAAQVSDQIKEVTDVSDVQIIGGQRRQVRVLLDDAKMASRNIAPAAIIPMLQQSNQQQVSGNFSSQNREVLVETGNFLATADDVSSVVVGVFGDRPVFLRDVASIVDGPEEPADYVMYGERGTNGVDPAVTIAVSKRKGTNAIEIADKVLAKVASLKGASIPNNIRVTETRNYGETAAEKSNELLLHMLIAIASVSVLIMLALGIRESGIVAIAIPVTLALTLAVFYFYGYTLNRITLFALIFSIGILVDDAIVVVENMTRHYNLPENKGRPLVDIAVAAVDEVGNPTILATFAVMAAILPMAFVGGLMGPYMRPIPIGASAAMVFSMLVAFVVTPWASLKMLKRDVKHEHGKEGYTTRLYRKVMNRIICRPEWRYVFLGGVVFLLLASMSLVALKAVKVKMLPFDNKSEFQVIVDMPEGSTLEQTAAATRELAGFVGTMPEVVNYQMYVGTSAPYNFNGLVRHYFLRRGSNVADIQVNLLSKDERSLQSHDIAKRVRPALQQIAQKYGANVKIAEVPPGPPVLQTIVAEVYGPAYERQIEIARNIRDILEQTDGVVDVDWYVEDNQTKYSLKIDKEKAAMNGITAEQITQTMRVAVDGMNVGLLHLPNEKEDAYINLRLPKADRSSIADIQSIKVVGNRGNLVPVSELVTVQELKNDKSIYHKNLMPVVYVTADVAGAIESPVYAILGLNEKVDAMKLPEGYALERYVASQPFLTDKYSMKWDGEWHITYEVFRDMGIAFAAVMVLIYILVVGWFQSFKTPLTIMAAIPFSLVGILPAHALMGAFFTATSMIGFIAGAGIVVRNSIILVDFVQLRMSHGMPLIEAVVDAGAVRFRPMLLTAAAVIVGSSVMLFDPIFQGLAISLMAGEVASLLLSRMAVPVLFYLSERKAHPGTSDGTSDQCPTDPSSQALSDVLEPGVSGDNDAE from the coding sequence ATGAAAGATCTCGGCATCGCAGGCAAACTCGCCAAAGCATTTATCCAGTCAAAGCTGACCCCGCTGATCATTGCAGCGTCCGTTTTGCTCGGTATCGGCGCCGTCGTCATGCTGCCGCGCGAAGAGGAACCGCAGATCATCGTACCGATGGTCGATGTAATGGTGCAGATGCCCGGGGCTTCGTCCGACGAGGTCGAGCAGCGTGTGACCAAGCCGATCGAAAAACTGCTGTGGGAGATTCCTGGTGTCGAGTATATATATTCAACTTCATCGCCCGGAGCTTCGATCGTTATTGTGCGGTTCAAGGTCGGACAGAATGAAGAGGATGCACTCGTCCATCTCAATCAAAAGCTGTTTTCCAACGTCGATCAAACTCCGTTCGGAGCCTCATCACCGCTTGTAAAACAGCGTTCGATCGACGATGTGCCGATCCTAGCCCTGACATTGTCGAGTGCAGATCACGATCATTTTTTGCTCCGGCGGGTTGCAGCACAGGTCAGCGACCAAATAAAAGAAGTAACAGATGTCTCCGATGTGCAGATCATCGGCGGACAGCGGCGGCAGGTCCGCGTTTTGCTGGACGACGCAAAAATGGCGTCCCGTAATATCGCGCCAGCCGCCATTATCCCGATGCTGCAGCAGTCTAACCAGCAGCAGGTATCGGGAAATTTCTCATCGCAAAACCGCGAAGTCCTTGTCGAGACGGGCAATTTTTTGGCGACCGCTGACGATGTCAGCAGCGTGGTAGTTGGTGTTTTTGGCGACCGGCCAGTGTTCCTGCGTGACGTAGCATCGATAGTGGATGGGCCGGAAGAGCCGGCGGACTACGTTATGTACGGCGAACGCGGTACAAACGGCGTCGATCCGGCGGTCACGATCGCAGTTTCAAAAAGAAAAGGCACAAACGCGATCGAGATCGCGGACAAGGTCCTCGCTAAGGTCGCGTCGCTTAAAGGAGCTTCGATCCCCAATAATATTCGGGTTACAGAAACGCGAAATTACGGCGAGACCGCCGCCGAAAAATCGAATGAACTGCTCCTGCATATGCTGATCGCCATCGCGTCGGTTTCGGTGCTGATCATGCTGGCACTCGGGATTCGCGAATCGGGCATTGTGGCGATCGCCATACCGGTGACCTTAGCTTTGACGCTCGCCGTCTTTTATTTTTACGGCTACACGCTCAATCGCATAACTCTTTTTGCACTCATATTCTCGATCGGCATTTTGGTCGACGATGCCATAGTTGTGGTCGAAAATATGACGCGCCATTACAATCTGCCCGAAAACAAGGGGCGGCCGCTTGTCGACATCGCGGTCGCCGCAGTTGACGAAGTTGGTAACCCGACGATCCTCGCGACCTTTGCAGTAATGGCGGCGATCCTGCCGATGGCGTTTGTCGGCGGGTTGATGGGGCCGTATATGAGGCCGATACCGATCGGTGCTTCAGCGGCGATGGTATTTTCGATGCTTGTAGCCTTTGTCGTAACGCCATGGGCGAGCCTGAAAATGCTCAAGCGTGACGTCAAACACGAACACGGAAAAGAGGGCTATACGACCCGACTCTATCGAAAGGTGATGAACCGCATCATCTGTCGGCCGGAGTGGCGTTACGTTTTTCTTGGGGGCGTAGTCTTTCTGCTGCTCGCGTCAATGTCTTTGGTCGCTTTGAAGGCAGTCAAGGTCAAGATGCTGCCGTTTGACAACAAGAGCGAGTTTCAGGTGATCGTCGATATGCCGGAGGGCTCGACGCTCGAACAGACGGCAGCCGCTACCCGCGAACTCGCAGGATTCGTCGGCACGATGCCCGAGGTTGTCAATTATCAGATGTACGTCGGCACATCGGCGCCATACAATTTTAACGGCTTGGTCCGTCACTATTTCCTGCGTCGAGGATCAAATGTCGCGGATATTCAGGTCAATCTACTTTCGAAAGATGAACGCTCATTGCAAAGTCACGACATTGCAAAACGTGTTCGCCCCGCCTTGCAGCAGATCGCACAGAAATATGGTGCGAACGTCAAAATAGCCGAGGTTCCGCCCGGCCCGCCAGTTCTTCAGACCATAGTTGCCGAAGTTTACGGCCCCGCCTATGAAAGACAGATCGAGATCGCCCGGAATATACGCGACATCCTTGAACAAACCGACGGCGTCGTTGACGTCGATTGGTATGTAGAGGATAACCAGACAAAATACAGCCTTAAGATCGACAAAGAAAAAGCAGCAATGAACGGCATAACCGCCGAGCAGATAACCCAAACGATGCGTGTCGCCGTGGACGGTATGAATGTCGGCCTGCTGCATCTGCCGAACGAAAAGGAAGACGCATACATTAACCTTCGCCTGCCGAAAGCCGACCGCTCAAGCATCGCCGATATTCAGAGCATAAAGGTTGTAGGGAACCGCGGAAATCTAGTTCCGGTCTCAGAACTCGTAACAGTTCAGGAACTAAAGAACGACAAGAGTATCTATCACAAGAATCTGATGCCGGTCGTATACGTCACCGCAGACGTTGCCGGTGCCATCGAAAGTCCTGTGTATGCGATCCTGGGACTGAACGAAAAGGTGGACGCCATGAAGCTGCCTGAGGGCTATGCACTCGAACGCTATGTCGCATCGCAGCCATTCCTGACCGACAAGTATTCGATGAAATGGGACGGCGAATGGCACATCACCTACGAGGTCTTTCGCGATATGGGTATCGCCTTTGCCGCGGTGATGGTGCTTATCTACATTCTCGTCGTCGGCTGGTTCCAGTCGTTCAAGACGCCGCTTACGATAATGGCAGCGATACCATTTTCACTCGTCGGTATCTTGCCCGCCCACGCTCTGATGGGAGCATTTTTCACTGCCACATCAATGATCGGCTTTATTGCGGGAGCCGGGATCGTGGTTAGAAATTCCATAATTCTCGTCGATTTCGTTCAGCTTAGAATGTCCCACGGGATGCCGCTGATCGAGGCTGTTGTCGATGCCGGAGCTGTTCGGTTCCGTCCGATGCTGCTAACGGCGGCGGCGGTGATCGTTGGATCATCCGTTATGCTGTTCGATCCGATCTTTCAGGGGCTCGCCATTTCATTGATGGCAGGAGAAGTTGCGTCGTTATTGCTCTCGAGAATGGCAGTACCCGTTCTCTTTTATTTAAGTGAACGTAAGGCCCACCCTGGAACATCAGACGGCACTTCCGATCAATGTCCTACCGATCCCAGTTCGCAAGCCCTCAGTGATGTCTTGGAGCCCGGGGTGTCTGGGGATAACGATGCCGAGTGA